From a single Solanum dulcamara chromosome 4, daSolDulc1.2, whole genome shotgun sequence genomic region:
- the LOC129887131 gene encoding phospholipase A1 PLIP2, chloroplastic-like — translation MDGLCLTGGGIQGMAGPIAVAGAGGLDVRSTQFSTSAVGRSSASISVEKTSSERNRSWGFSFRYPLRSFWSGGKGRYDAIAVDDTVLMDEKEEKTEEKNGNWVLKILHVGSLRKEVEEDVGDKGGGGVEDLGEKVEGEGGDAIEDDSEGHSKYDDEDEECDVCSVDDDEKFKFDRNSFSKLLRRVSLAEARLYAQMSYLGSLSYAIPQIKPENLLRNHRLRLVTSSFEKREQALKAEKEKAAAEDQEKKENEVTQTKVEERSITSSVEGDGKTSGNRISASAAYHIAASAASYLHSHTKSILPFKSSKTMPNKDSSETTVRRDDNIDAMNREVASFMATSDSVTSVVAAKEEVKQAVADDLNSNHSSPCEWFVCDDDQSLTRFFVIQGSESLASWKANLLFEPVKFEGLDVMVHRGIYEAAKGMYEQMLPEVRSHLKSHGSHANFRFTGHSLGGSLSLLVNLMLFIRGEVPASSLLPVITFGAPSIMCGGDCLLRRLGLPRSHVQAITMHRDIVPRAFSCNYPNHVAEFLKAINGNFRNHPCLNNQKLLFAPMGEFLILQPDDKFSPNHDLLPSGSGLYLLNCPISDSTEAEKQLQAAQTMFLNSPHPLEILSDRSAYGSGGTVQRDHDMNSYLKSVRNVIRHELNNIRKAKRKQRRRVWWPLVSPNGVNAGIIVRRYVESGSMGHGQFNFAGILQSGKESLKRFSTLVASQHMHLLVVLLFPARLFIVGTFSMFNFS, via the exons ATGGATGGTCTTTGTTTGACAGGAGGAGGGATTCAAGGTATGGCGGGGCCCATTGCAGTTGCCGGTGCCGGAGGTTTAGATGTACGTTCAACCCAGTTTAGTACATCCGCTGTGGGCCGTTCATCGGCATCTATTTCGGTTGAAAAGACATCTTCTGAGAGGAATAGGTCATGGGGTTTTTCATTTAGGTACCCACTTAGATCTTTTTGGTCTGGAGGTAAAGGTAGGTACGATGCTATAGCGGTAGATGACACCGTTTTGATGGATGAAAAAGAGGAGAAAACTGAGGAGAAAAATGGGAATTGGGTATTGAAGATTTTGCATGTTGGGTCTCTGCGTAAAGAGGTGGAGGAGGATGTAGGGGACAAGGGTGGTGGGGGTGTTGAAGATCTGGGGGAAAAGGTGGAGGGAGAAGGGGGCGATGCCATTGAAGATGACAGTGAAGGGCATAGCAAGTATGATGATGAGGATGAAGAATGTGATGTGTGCTCTGTAGATGATGatgaaaaattcaaatttgatagAAATTCCTTTTCCAAGTTGCTTAGGAGGGTGTCATTGGCTGAAGCTAGATTGTATGCTCAGATGTCTTATTTAGGAAGTTTGTCTTATGCAATACCCCAAATTAAG CCAGAAAATTTATTGAGGAATCATAGATTGCGTCTTGTTACGTCTTCATTTGAGAAAAGAGAACAGGCATTGAAAGCTGAGAAAGAGAAGGCAGCAGCTGAAGACcaggagaagaaagagaatgaagTCACTCAAACTAAGGTAGAAGAAAGAAGCATTACAAGTTCGGTAGAAGGGGATGGAAAGACCAGCGGGAACAGGATAAGTGCATCCGCAGCTTACCATATAGCTGCCTCTGCCGCGTCTTATCTGCACTCTCATACAAAGAGCATTCTTCCTTTTAAATCTTCTAAGACTATGCCAAATAAAGATTCCTCTGAAACAACTGTCAGACGTGATGACAATATAGATGCAATGAACAGGGAAGTTGCTTCTTTTATGGCAACCAGTGACTCAGTGACATCAGTAGTTGCTGCAAAGGAGGAAGTAAAGCAGGCTGTTGCAGACGACCTAAATTCAAATCATTCTTCACCCTGTGAATGGTTCGTATGTGATGATGATCAGAGCTTGACAAGATTCTTTGTCATTCAG GGATCAGAGTCACTAGCCTCATGGAAAGCAAATCTACTCTTTGAACCTGTTAAATTTGAG GGTCTGGATGTGATGGTCCACCGAGGTATTTATGAAGCTGCAAAGGGCATGTACGAGCAGATGCTACCAGAAGTACGTTCACACCTTAAATCTCACGGTAGTCATGCCAATTTCCGTTTTACCGGGCACTCTCTTGGTGGAAGTTTATCATTGCTCGTCAATCTCATGCTGTTCATAAGGGGAGAAGTTCCCGCATCTTCCTTGCTTCCTGTTATAACTTTTGGCGCACCATCAATAATGTGTGGAGGAGACTGCCTCCTTCGCCGCCTTGGCTTGCCTCGGAGTCATGTGCAGGCAATCACAATGCACCGAGACATTGTACCCCGAGCCTTCTCTTGCAATTATCCCAATCACGTTGCAGAGTTTCTTAAAGCTATCAACGGAAACTTCCGCAATCATCCATGTCTAAATAACCAG AAGTTGTTGTTTGCTCCAATGGGGGAGTTCTTAATATTGCAGCCAGATGACAAGTTCTCTCCAAACCATGACCTGCTACCTTCAGGCTCCGGTCTGTATTTACTGAACTGTCCTATATCAGATTCAACGGAGGCAGAAAAACAACTTCAAGCCGCACAGACTATGTTTTTAAACTCACCCCATCCACTCGAGATCCTAAGTGATCGCTCTGCCTATGGTTCTGGAGGAACAGTACAAAGAGACCACGATATGAACTCGTACTTAAAATCAGTTAGAAACGTAATTCGTCATGAGCTGAACAACATCAGAAAAGCTAAGAGGAAGCAGAGGCGCAGAGTTTGGTGGCCATTGGTTTCACCAAACGGGGTTAATGCTGGTATTATTGTTAGAAGGTACGTCGAATCAGGGAGTATGGGCCATGGCCAGTTCAACTTTGCTGGCATCTTACAAAGTGGGAAAGAGTCGTTGAAACGATTCAGTACGCTAGTTGCATCACAGCACATGCACTTGCTTGTTGTGCTTTTGTTTCCTGCACGGTTGTTTATTGTGGGGACTTTCAGTATGTTCAATTTTAGTTGA
- the LOC129887134 gene encoding dnaJ protein ERDJ3B, protein MAHGRSKLLLLLCCLSYTLSIVIAAKSYYDILQVPKGASDEQIKRAYRKLALKYHPDKNQGNEEANKKFAEISNAYEVISDSEKRNIYDRYGEEGLKQHAASGGRGGGMNVQDIFSQFFGGGSMEEEEEKIVKGDDVIVDLDASLEDLYMGGSLKVWREKNILKPAPGKRQCNCRNEVYHRQIGPGMFQQMTEQVCDKCPNVKFEREGYHVTVDIEKGMQDGQEVVFYEDGEPKIDGEPGDLKFRIRTAPHERFTREGNDLRTTVTITLVQALVGFEKTIKHLDDHQVDISSKGITKPKEVRKLKGEGMPLHYSNKKGDLYVKFEVLFPTSLTEDQKKQIERVLG, encoded by the exons ATGGCGCATGGAAGATCAAAGTTGCTCCTCTTGTTGTGTTGTTTATCATACACTTTATCAATTGTCATTGCTGC GAAGAGTTACTATGATATTTTGCAAGTTCCAAAAGGTGCTTCTGATGAACAGATCAAACGCGCTTATCGGAAGCTTGCGTTGAAGTATCACCCTGATAAGAATCAGGGAAATGAAGAGGCTAATAAGAAATTTGCTGAAATCAGTAATG CTTATGAAGTGATATCGGACAGTGAAAAGAGGAATATATATGATCGGTATGGGGAAGAGGGTCTTAAGCAACATGCTGCTAGCGGAGGCAGAGGTGGTGGAATGAACGTGCAAGACATATTTAGCCA GTTTTTCGGTGGGGGCTCaatggaggaggaggaagagaagATTGTGAAAGGTGATGATGTAATTGTTGATTTGGATGCATCATTGGAAGACTTATACATGGGGGGCTCCTTGAAG GTTTGGAGGGAGAAAAACATTTTAAAGCCGGCCCCTGGTAAGAGGCAGTGCAACTGCCGAAATGAGGTTTATCATCGACAAATCGGTCCAGGAATGTTTCAGCAGATGACTGAACAG GTCTGTGACAAATGCCCCAACGTGAAGTTTGAAAGGGAGGGGTACCACGTTACTGTGGATATTGAGAAAGGAATGCAAGATGGTCAG GAAGTGGTCTTTTATGAGGATGGTGAGCCTAAGATAGATGGTGAACCTGGAGACCTGAAG TTCCGCATCCGCACAGCTCCTCATGAGCGGTTCACAAGAGAAGGAAACGACCTTCGCACCACTGTTACTATAACTCTG GTGCAAGCTCTGGTTGGTTTTGAGAAGACCATTAAACATCTCGATGATCATCAGGTGGATATTAGTTCAAAG GGAATCACTAAACCTAAGGAAGTGAGGAAGCTTAAAGGTGAAGGGATGCCACTACATTATAGTAACAAGAAGGGTGACTTATATGTTAAATTTGAGGTTCTTTTCCCCACGTCATTGACGGAGGACCAAAAGAAACAGATCGAGCGAGTTCTTGGTTAG